Proteins encoded by one window of Flavobacterium sp. N502540:
- the bioD gene encoding dethiobiotin synthase, producing MKIFITGISTDVGKTVTSAIVVEALEADYWKPVQAGDLDFSDTHKVKSQISNSKSQFFPNAYELNTPASPHLAAEIDGLTIDLKKIIEPDTDNHLVVEGAGGIFVPLNETDSIIDLIQADYKVIVVSRHYLGSINHTLLTVEAIQNRGFKVAGIIFSGSENKSTESLILNKTGIKCIGRIDEEPYFDQNVIREYADLFRENLLNL from the coding sequence ATGAAAATATTTATAACCGGAATTTCAACAGATGTTGGTAAAACCGTTACTTCGGCAATCGTTGTTGAAGCTTTAGAGGCCGATTACTGGAAACCCGTTCAGGCCGGAGATTTGGATTTTAGTGATACACACAAGGTAAAATCTCAAATTTCAAATTCAAAATCCCAGTTTTTCCCGAATGCATATGAATTAAATACACCGGCAAGTCCGCATCTGGCTGCAGAAATTGATGGGCTTACGATAGATTTGAAGAAGATTATAGAACCTGATACCGACAATCATTTGGTTGTGGAAGGGGCAGGAGGAATTTTTGTTCCGCTGAATGAAACAGATTCTATTATTGATTTAATTCAAGCCGATTATAAAGTAATTGTGGTTTCAAGACATTATTTGGGGAGTATTAATCACACCTTGTTAACAGTGGAAGCGATTCAGAATCGTGGTTTTAAAGTTGCAGGGATTATTTTCAGCGGAAGCGAAAACAAATCGACTGAAAGTTTAATTCTCAATAAAACCGGAATAAAATGTATCGGAAGAATTGATGAAGAACCTTATTTTGATCAAAATGTAATCCGGGAATACGCCGATTTGTTTAGAGAGAACTTACTTAATTTATAG
- a CDS encoding RNA polymerase sigma factor, which produces MKEKEQEFLNRIESHKGILYKVSKMYMDNPDDQQDLFQEIICQLWKSYDSFRNESQFSTWMYRVAVNTAIVFLKKEKRKVDKYEIASENIKDDEGDSHIKESQIDHFYKAVQKLEKIDKAIIFYQLEGFSHKEIGENLGISEGNARVKLNRAKEKLKEIIKNQGYGF; this is translated from the coding sequence TTGAAAGAGAAAGAACAAGAATTTTTAAATCGGATCGAAAGTCACAAAGGAATACTGTACAAAGTTTCTAAGATGTACATGGATAATCCTGACGATCAACAGGATTTGTTTCAGGAAATTATCTGCCAGCTTTGGAAATCGTATGATTCTTTTAGAAATGAAAGTCAGTTTTCGACCTGGATGTATCGTGTAGCCGTGAATACAGCCATTGTTTTTCTGAAAAAGGAAAAGCGAAAGGTCGACAAGTACGAAATCGCTTCCGAAAATATTAAGGATGATGAAGGAGATTCGCACATCAAAGAAAGTCAGATCGATCATTTTTATAAGGCTGTTCAAAAACTCGAAAAAATAGATAAAGCGATCATTTTTTATCAGCTGGAAGGGTTTTCTCATAAGGAAATTGGAGAGAACTTAGGAATTTCAGAAGGAAATGCCAGGGTGAAATTAAACAGAGCAAAAGAAAAATTAAAAGAAATAATTAAAAATCAGGGATATGGATTTTAA
- a CDS encoding TraB/GumN family protein produces the protein MKKLVTSAIAVIAFVFSGTTQAQNKSPKFENSLLWEVTGNGLSKPSYVYGTIHAICSGDYFLSDKTKKAFEASNELVLEIDLADPKEMADMQQLLLGKEPLSKRLSPKQLSKLDLILQKTIGMTVKQVDAYSLTAVMSMVSIKSFGCKDLKFYEMEFIENAKKRNIEIGGLETVKSQEKMLEKAYNNDEMLMMLEELNDSVMSQSVSFYKNENINGLYDVITDEKMGSEKTNKVILDQRNMNWVKTMPEMMKKQSVFFAVGSGHLGGEYGVINLLKKAGYKVKPVMK, from the coding sequence ATGAAAAAATTAGTTACATCAGCGATTGCAGTAATCGCATTCGTTTTTAGTGGAACGACACAGGCACAGAACAAATCTCCAAAATTTGAAAATTCGCTTTTATGGGAAGTTACCGGAAACGGATTATCGAAACCGTCTTATGTGTACGGTACAATTCATGCAATTTGTTCAGGAGATTATTTTCTGTCTGATAAGACAAAAAAAGCATTTGAAGCCTCAAACGAATTAGTGTTGGAAATTGATTTAGCAGACCCGAAAGAAATGGCAGATATGCAGCAATTGTTATTGGGGAAAGAACCTTTAAGTAAGAGACTGAGTCCGAAACAATTGTCAAAATTGGATTTGATTCTGCAAAAAACAATCGGAATGACGGTTAAACAGGTAGATGCTTATAGCCTGACCGCAGTAATGAGCATGGTTTCGATTAAAAGTTTTGGCTGTAAAGATCTTAAGTTTTATGAAATGGAATTTATTGAGAACGCAAAGAAAAGAAATATTGAAATTGGTGGTCTGGAAACGGTAAAATCTCAAGAAAAGATGTTGGAAAAGGCTTATAACAATGATGAAATGCTAATGATGCTGGAGGAGCTAAATGACTCCGTAATGTCTCAATCAGTATCCTTTTATAAAAATGAAAATATCAATGGATTGTATGATGTTATAACAGATGAAAAAATGGGGAGTGAAAAGACAAATAAAGTTATCTTGGACCAGCGAAACATGAATTGGGTAAAAACGATGCCGGAAATGATGAAAAAGCAGAGCGTGTTTTTTGCTGTAGGATCGGGACATTTGGGTGGAGAGTATGGAGTGATTAATTTGTTAAAGAAAGCAGGGTACAAGGTGAAACCAGTAATGAAATAA
- a CDS encoding GxxExxY protein has translation MTDLLHKEISKPILQVFYEVYNQLGYGFLEKVYQNAMYFELISQGYKVEAQKQIKVYFKNQLVGEFYADLLIEDTIIVELKACECLIGSHVAQLMNYLKATKIEVGLVLNFGETPEFKRLVYTNNRKLYMKNP, from the coding sequence ATGACTGATTTATTACATAAAGAAATATCTAAACCTATTTTGCAAGTATTCTATGAAGTTTATAATCAGCTCGGTTATGGATTTCTGGAAAAAGTCTATCAGAATGCAATGTATTTTGAATTGATATCGCAAGGTTACAAAGTCGAGGCTCAAAAACAGATAAAAGTATATTTTAAAAATCAATTAGTTGGTGAATTCTATGCCGATTTATTAATAGAAGATACCATAATTGTAGAGCTAAAAGCGTGTGAATGTCTTATTGGTTCGCATGTTGCTCAATTAATGAATTATTTAAAAGCGACTAAAATTGAAGTTGGATTGGTTTTGAATTTTGGCGAAACCCCTGAGTTCAAAAGATTAGTTTACACAAACAATAGAAAGTTATATATGAAAAATCCGTGA
- a CDS encoding aminotransferase class I/II-fold pyridoxal phosphate-dependent enzyme has protein sequence MKLPENLNQKLEIRKQNNSLRKLPVFSNRIDFSSNDYIGFSKSESIFKHTHAYLLENEIFQNGATGSRLISGNHSLYQITETFIAEFHDAESALIFNSGYDANVGFFSAVPQRNDVILYDELSHASIRDGITMSNAKSYKFNHNDFEDLERLIQKFPDTTVYIVTETVFSMDGDSPNLEELVVLSEKYNCYLVVDEAHTLGVFGEKGEGLIQYLKLHHRIFARIMTFGKGLGCHGAVVLGSIPLKEYLVNFARSFIYTTGLSPHSVATILIAYKQLEAEKATIEKLRSNIVFFNQHKKLLGLKPMFVRSKSAIQSAIVPGNENVKRLAEQLQGKGFDVKPILSPTVPEGQERLRFCIHSYNSEKEINELLELLGNFVF, from the coding sequence ATGAAATTACCGGAGAACCTGAATCAGAAATTAGAGATACGAAAGCAAAATAATTCGCTTAGAAAATTACCGGTTTTTAGTAACCGAATAGATTTTTCGTCTAACGATTATATAGGTTTTTCAAAATCAGAATCTATTTTTAAGCATACTCATGCTTATTTGCTGGAAAACGAAATTTTTCAAAACGGCGCCACCGGATCGCGATTGATTTCAGGGAATCATTCTTTATATCAAATAACAGAAACGTTTATTGCGGAATTTCATGACGCTGAATCGGCATTAATCTTTAATTCGGGTTACGATGCCAATGTTGGTTTTTTTAGTGCTGTACCGCAACGAAATGATGTTATATTGTATGATGAATTAAGTCATGCTTCTATTCGGGATGGCATCACTATGTCTAATGCAAAATCATATAAATTCAATCACAATGATTTTGAAGATCTGGAACGTCTCATTCAGAAATTTCCGGATACTACGGTTTATATTGTTACCGAAACGGTTTTTTCTATGGATGGGGATAGTCCAAATTTAGAGGAATTAGTAGTCTTGTCTGAGAAGTACAATTGTTATCTGGTAGTTGATGAAGCACATACTTTAGGCGTATTTGGAGAAAAAGGAGAAGGTTTGATACAATATTTAAAATTACACCATAGAATTTTTGCCCGAATTATGACTTTCGGAAAGGGTTTAGGATGCCATGGTGCTGTAGTTTTGGGAAGTATACCTCTTAAAGAATATCTGGTAAATTTCGCCAGAAGCTTCATTTATACTACAGGTTTGTCGCCTCATTCTGTTGCGACAATTCTTATAGCGTACAAACAATTGGAAGCAGAGAAAGCAACCATTGAAAAGTTACGCAGTAATATCGTGTTTTTCAATCAGCACAAAAAACTATTAGGGCTAAAGCCAATGTTTGTTCGGAGTAAGTCGGCAATACAGTCGGCTATTGTTCCGGGAAACGAAAATGTAAAACGCCTCGCAGAACAGCTTCAGGGTAAAGGATTCGATGTAAAACCGATACTTTCTCCAACCGTTCCGGAAGGTCAGGAACGTTTGCGTTTTTGTATTCATAGTTACAACTCAGAAAAAGAGATTAATGAACTTTTGGAATTGTTAGGAAATTTCGTATTTTAG
- a CDS encoding F0F1 ATP synthase subunit epsilon, with protein MILDIVSPEAKLFSGEVTSVTLPGVDGSFQILNNHAPIVSILEKGTVKIASAKFNFSKDVASKFTKVNEQTYTLEIASGTVEMKDNKVIVLVD; from the coding sequence ATGATTTTAGATATAGTATCACCAGAAGCAAAATTATTTTCAGGAGAAGTTACATCAGTAACATTACCTGGAGTTGACGGAAGCTTCCAAATATTGAATAATCACGCTCCTATTGTCTCTATTTTAGAAAAAGGAACTGTTAAAATTGCTTCTGCAAAGTTTAATTTTTCTAAAGATGTAGCGAGTAAATTCACGAAAGTAAACGAGCAAACTTATACATTAGAGATTGCATCAGGTACTGTTGAAATGAAAGATAATAAAGTAATTGTTTTAGTTGACTAA
- the atpD gene encoding F0F1 ATP synthase subunit beta: MSKVIGKVAQIIGPVVDVVFNGKDVELPKIYDSLEVTKKDGTLLVLEVQSHIGENTVRTISMDSTDGLSRGYEVVGTGNPIQMPIGPDVYGRLFNVVGDAIDGLGELPKTGENGLPIHRQAPKFEDLSTSSEVLFTGIKVIDLIEPYAKGGKIGLFGGAGVGKTVLIQELINNIAKGHGGLSVFAGVGERTREGNDLLREMLESGIIKYGDDFMHSMENGGWDLSKVDMPGMRESKATFVFGQMNEPPGARARVALSGLSIAEYFRDGAGTDQGKDVLFFVDNIFRFTQAGSEVSALLGRMPSAVGYQPTLATEMGAMQERITSTNKGSITSVQAVYVPADDLTDPAPATTFAHLDATTVLSRKIAELGIYPAVDPLDSTSRILTPQILGNEHYDCAQRVKEILQKYKQLQDIIAILGMEELSEEDKLSVSRARRVQRFLSQPFHVAEQFTGIPGVLVDIKDTIKGFNMIIDGELDHLPEAAFNLKGSIQDAIEAGEKMLAEA; encoded by the coding sequence ATGTCAAAAGTAATAGGAAAAGTTGCTCAAATCATTGGACCAGTAGTTGACGTAGTTTTCAACGGTAAGGATGTTGAACTTCCAAAAATTTATGATTCACTAGAAGTCACAAAAAAAGACGGAACATTATTGGTTCTGGAAGTACAATCTCACATTGGTGAAAATACGGTTCGTACCATTTCTATGGACTCTACAGACGGTTTGAGTAGAGGATATGAAGTAGTTGGAACTGGAAATCCAATCCAAATGCCAATCGGTCCGGATGTATACGGAAGATTATTTAATGTTGTTGGAGATGCGATTGATGGTTTAGGTGAATTGCCTAAAACAGGTGAAAACGGATTACCGATTCACAGACAAGCACCAAAATTTGAAGATTTGTCAACTTCATCAGAAGTTTTATTCACAGGTATCAAAGTAATCGATTTGATTGAGCCTTACGCAAAAGGGGGTAAAATTGGATTGTTCGGTGGAGCAGGTGTTGGTAAAACAGTATTGATCCAGGAGTTGATTAACAATATCGCAAAAGGTCACGGTGGACTTTCAGTATTCGCAGGAGTAGGAGAAAGAACACGTGAAGGAAATGACTTACTTCGTGAGATGTTAGAGTCAGGAATTATTAAATACGGTGATGATTTCATGCACTCTATGGAAAATGGAGGATGGGATTTATCTAAAGTAGATATGCCAGGAATGAGAGAGTCTAAAGCTACTTTCGTTTTCGGACAAATGAATGAGCCACCTGGAGCTCGTGCACGTGTAGCACTTTCAGGATTATCTATCGCTGAGTATTTCCGTGATGGAGCAGGAACTGATCAAGGAAAAGACGTATTGTTCTTCGTTGATAACATCTTCCGTTTTACACAAGCAGGTTCTGAGGTATCAGCACTTTTAGGACGTATGCCTTCTGCAGTAGGATACCAACCAACTTTGGCAACAGAGATGGGGGCTATGCAAGAGCGTATTACTTCTACAAACAAAGGATCTATTACATCTGTACAGGCGGTTTACGTTCCTGCGGATGACTTAACTGACCCGGCACCGGCAACAACGTTTGCTCACTTAGATGCAACAACAGTATTGTCTCGTAAAATTGCTGAGTTAGGTATTTATCCTGCGGTTGACCCGTTAGATTCTACTTCAAGAATTTTGACTCCTCAAATCTTAGGAAATGAGCATTATGACTGTGCACAAAGAGTAAAAGAAATTCTTCAAAAATACAAACAATTGCAAGATATTATCGCGATCTTAGGTATGGAAGAATTATCTGAAGAAGATAAATTATCAGTATCTAGAGCACGTCGTGTTCAGCGTTTCTTATCTCAGCCATTCCACGTAGCGGAGCAATTTACAGGTATTCCTGGAGTATTGGTTGATATTAAAGATACTATCAAAGGATTCAACATGATTATCGACGGTGAGTTAGATCATCTTCCGGAAGCAGCTTTCAACTTGAAAGGTTCTATTCAGGATGCGATCGAAGCTGGAGAAAAAATGTTAGCTGAAGCTTAA
- a CDS encoding SGNH/GDSL hydrolase family protein, whose product MVKNLKWLFLVSVTFMACNSDDAVTVSDSSDGQPLTSGQANFSKYVALGDSFAAGFSDNALFKAGQTNAYPNILAQQFALIGGGTFTTPFMTDNIGGFSSGGVQVPSLGVRLYLDVSTSTPVPVSGVSGTDISARLTGAFSNMGIPGAKATHLALAGYASANPYFGRIASSPSATVLGDALAQNPTFFSLWIGGNDVLGYATSGGDGTNPITDPATFDAAYKNLATELSKNGRKGVVANLPDISTLPHFTTVPYNPLTVSLLGAGSTAVGTATINALNTQLYGPLKSALNYLGVTDRIDLLSLTAANPLLIKDETLTNLSAQLTAVLTPSVGAQTAAFYGTVFGQARQARTTDLVLLSTRAAIGTAPTAANSGIGMAPPAPLDKFGITYPLQDKYVLIPAEITEIKNATAAYNLTIKAAQEANGLALVDADGLMKQLSTANGISVNGYTLTSAFVFGGVFSLDGVHPSARGYAFIANKFMESINAKYGSNLKGVDVGNYQTLYPKVIN is encoded by the coding sequence ATGGTAAAAAATTTAAAATGGCTGTTTTTGGTTTCAGTAACCTTTATGGCTTGTAATAGTGATGATGCGGTAACGGTATCAGATTCGTCTGATGGGCAGCCGTTAACTTCGGGGCAGGCGAATTTTTCAAAATATGTTGCGTTGGGAGATTCTTTCGCAGCAGGTTTTTCAGATAATGCTTTGTTTAAGGCGGGTCAGACCAATGCATACCCTAATATTTTGGCACAACAGTTTGCATTGATAGGCGGCGGTACTTTTACGACTCCTTTTATGACTGATAATATTGGAGGGTTTTCCTCTGGTGGTGTTCAGGTACCTAGTTTAGGAGTTAGATTGTATTTAGATGTGTCAACAAGTACTCCGGTTCCTGTTAGTGGTGTTTCGGGTACTGATATTAGTGCGCGTTTAACTGGGGCTTTCAGTAATATGGGTATTCCAGGAGCAAAAGCAACACATTTGGCGCTGGCTGGTTATGCGAGTGCTAATCCTTATTTCGGAAGGATTGCTTCTTCGCCTTCGGCAACGGTTTTAGGTGACGCTTTGGCACAGAATCCTACTTTTTTCTCTTTATGGATTGGGGGTAATGATGTTTTAGGTTATGCGACATCTGGAGGAGACGGAACAAACCCAATTACAGATCCGGCTACTTTTGATGCTGCTTATAAAAACCTGGCAACAGAATTGTCTAAGAACGGTAGAAAAGGTGTTGTGGCCAATTTACCGGACATTAGTACCTTGCCGCACTTTACAACAGTTCCTTACAACCCGTTAACAGTTTCTCTTCTGGGTGCTGGGAGTACAGCTGTTGGAACAGCAACAATCAATGCACTTAATACACAATTATACGGTCCGTTGAAAAGCGCCTTAAATTATCTTGGAGTTACGGATAGAATTGATTTACTATCGCTAACCGCAGCAAATCCTTTATTGATAAAAGATGAAACCCTTACCAATTTATCTGCTCAGCTTACTGCTGTGCTTACGCCTTCAGTAGGTGCACAGACAGCAGCTTTTTATGGTACCGTTTTTGGCCAGGCACGTCAGGCCAGGACTACCGACTTAGTACTTTTGAGTACTAGAGCAGCGATTGGTACAGCACCTACAGCAGCAAACTCAGGAATTGGAATGGCGCCTCCAGCTCCATTGGATAAATTCGGGATTACGTATCCGTTACAAGATAAGTATGTTTTAATTCCAGCAGAGATAACGGAGATCAAAAACGCTACTGCGGCCTATAATTTAACCATTAAAGCGGCTCAGGAAGCAAACGGTCTGGCATTAGTAGATGCCGACGGATTGATGAAACAGTTGTCTACTGCAAATGGTATTTCTGTCAATGGCTATACTTTGACAAGCGCATTTGTTTTCGGAGGAGTATTTTCTCTGGATGGTGTTCATCCTTCCGCTAGAGGTTATGCATTTATTGCCAATAAATTTATGGAGTCCATTAATGCAAAATACGGTTCAAATCTAAAAGGAGTAGATGTGGGGAATTACCAGACACTTTATCCTAAAGTTATAAATTAA
- a CDS encoding TonB-dependent receptor has protein sequence MRVYLLIMLFFSGISFAQNSISGSVTDGSKQPIPGANIVVAGSSNGASTDFDGTFKLSTSAKLPFSIKVSAVGFESKTINVTAANQKINVILKDEETKLNEIVVSASRTPERVLESPVTIERMGIVDIKKTASPSFYDGLENLKEVQMNTSSMSFKSINTRGFATVANTRFMQLVDGMDNSSPLLNFVLGNMIGISEIDVQSVELLPGASSALYGANAFNGIMFMNSKSPFAYQGASAYFKYGVTSQKAAGTNNYYDFGMRFAHAFNKYFAAKANFTYMEATDWYATNYNDKTIPGIDRSNINYDGINVYGDEVSTNLKGVGQSLAALGIIPASAVNLLPSKNVSRTGYNEVDLTNNKAGNTKIDFSFHGRPFGDERLEIIWQSKFGFGNAVYQGANRYYLNNFAMQQHKIEFKGKNFFARGYMTTEDGGDSYDMGFTGININRKWKDDKTWFGQYAGAYVQATLGGATPEQAHAAGRTTADTGRFLPGTAAFKNAFDQVIADESVLTGSKLVDNSKIYHSDANYNFKDLIKFAEIQVGGSFRLYELNSHGRIYTDGNSGINYTEYGAYTQVMKKFLDERLKFTGSIRYDKSKNFDGNFSPRVSFVYSGGEKKNHNFRASFQTGFRNPSTQDQYIGFNIGNAVLIGSAPDNLSRYTETLPVSTIAGQAFAGGTTVVMTGVNAYNNSYTASSVAAFAALAGTDPIAAAKLLRKTNINYVRPEEVKAFELGYRSFINDVSVDLNAYYNIYNHFIGNLNVAAPFYGTAQDSPDLTKGATDPGVQTVHALQNGNIRAYQLYTNTDVEIKSFGFGVGLSKKVIANFELGVNYNYAQFDFDQAKDPSFEAGFNTPKHRVKVSLGNDKLFENFGFNVSGRWNSEYKWESTFADGIIKAATVIDAQINYGLPKLKSLFKLGASNIGGKEYAQVLGAGYIGQQYFVSWTINP, from the coding sequence ATGAGAGTCTATTTATTAATTATGTTGTTTTTCAGCGGAATATCTTTTGCGCAGAATTCAATTAGCGGTTCTGTGACTGATGGCAGTAAACAGCCTATTCCCGGAGCGAATATTGTCGTAGCTGGAAGTTCAAACGGTGCTTCTACCGATTTTGATGGTACATTTAAATTAAGCACTTCGGCTAAGCTGCCTTTTTCAATTAAGGTTTCGGCTGTAGGTTTCGAGTCTAAAACGATTAATGTCACCGCTGCAAATCAAAAAATAAATGTGATTTTAAAAGATGAGGAAACGAAATTGAATGAAATTGTGGTTTCTGCTTCCAGAACTCCTGAAAGAGTGCTTGAATCTCCGGTAACTATTGAAAGAATGGGAATCGTTGATATTAAGAAAACCGCCTCTCCTTCTTTTTACGATGGTCTGGAAAATTTAAAAGAGGTACAGATGAATACCAGTAGTATGTCTTTTAAATCAATCAATACCAGAGGTTTTGCAACGGTAGCCAATACCCGTTTCATGCAGTTGGTTGATGGTATGGATAACTCTTCTCCGCTTTTGAACTTTGTATTGGGGAATATGATTGGTATTTCGGAAATTGATGTTCAGAGTGTTGAGCTGTTGCCGGGTGCCTCTTCTGCATTATACGGAGCAAATGCTTTTAACGGAATTATGTTCATGAACAGTAAGAGTCCGTTTGCCTATCAGGGAGCATCAGCCTATTTTAAATATGGAGTAACTTCACAGAAAGCTGCCGGTACAAATAATTACTACGATTTTGGGATGCGATTTGCGCATGCGTTTAATAAATATTTTGCCGCAAAAGCAAACTTTACTTATATGGAGGCTACCGATTGGTATGCTACAAATTACAACGATAAAACAATTCCTGGAATTGACAGAAGTAATATCAATTATGATGGAATTAACGTTTATGGTGATGAAGTTTCAACTAATTTAAAAGGTGTTGGACAGTCATTGGCGGCTTTAGGGATTATTCCTGCTTCGGCAGTAAATTTATTGCCTAGTAAAAATGTCAGCAGAACGGGTTATAATGAAGTCGATCTGACTAATAATAAAGCCGGAAATACTAAAATTGACTTCTCTTTTCATGGAAGACCTTTTGGCGATGAGCGTTTGGAAATTATCTGGCAAAGTAAATTTGGTTTCGGAAATGCCGTTTACCAAGGGGCTAACAGGTATTACCTGAATAACTTTGCTATGCAGCAGCATAAAATTGAGTTCAAGGGAAAAAATTTCTTTGCGAGAGGATATATGACAACAGAAGATGGAGGGGATTCTTATGATATGGGCTTTACCGGTATTAATATCAATAGAAAGTGGAAAGATGATAAGACTTGGTTCGGTCAGTATGCAGGGGCTTATGTTCAGGCTACTTTAGGTGGGGCAACTCCTGAGCAGGCACATGCAGCAGGTAGAACTACAGCAGATACAGGTCGCTTCTTACCGGGTACAGCAGCGTTTAAGAACGCATTCGATCAGGTAATTGCTGATGAAAGCGTACTTACGGGTTCGAAACTGGTAGATAATTCAAAGATTTATCATTCAGATGCCAACTATAACTTTAAAGATTTGATAAAATTTGCCGAAATTCAGGTAGGTGGATCATTCCGATTGTATGAGTTAAATTCTCACGGAAGAATCTATACTGATGGGAATAGTGGTATCAATTATACAGAATATGGTGCGTACACACAAGTAATGAAAAAGTTTTTGGATGAAAGATTGAAATTTACAGGATCTATTCGTTATGATAAATCAAAAAATTTCGATGGTAACTTTTCGCCTAGAGTCTCTTTCGTATATTCCGGAGGGGAGAAAAAGAATCATAATTTCAGAGCTTCGTTCCAAACCGGTTTTAGAAACCCGTCTACACAGGATCAATATATTGGTTTTAATATTGGGAACGCGGTGTTAATTGGTTCTGCTCCGGACAACTTATCGCGTTATACGGAGACATTGCCTGTTTCAACAATTGCAGGTCAGGCTTTTGCTGGAGGTACTACTGTTGTAATGACTGGAGTGAATGCTTATAATAATTCGTATACGGCAAGTTCTGTAGCTGCTTTTGCTGCTTTGGCAGGAACCGATCCTATAGCTGCGGCGAAACTTTTAAGAAAAACAAATATAAATTATGTAAGACCAGAAGAGGTTAAAGCATTTGAGTTGGGGTATCGTTCTTTTATCAATGATGTTTCAGTAGATCTTAATGCTTATTACAATATTTACAATCATTTTATTGGAAATTTAAATGTTGCGGCGCCTTTTTATGGTACAGCACAAGACTCTCCTGATCTTACCAAAGGAGCTACAGATCCGGGTGTTCAAACCGTTCATGCACTTCAGAATGGAAACATCAGAGCGTACCAGTTGTATACCAATACAGATGTTGAAATCAAATCGTTCGGATTTGGAGTTGGGCTTTCTAAAAAAGTGATTGCTAATTTTGAATTGGGAGTAAATTATAACTATGCTCAGTTTGATTTTGATCAGGCAAAAGATCCAAGTTTTGAAGCTGGGTTCAATACACCAAAACACAGAGTTAAAGTATCTCTTGGAAATGATAAATTGTTTGAGAACTTCGGATTCAATGTAAGCGGAAGATGGAATAGTGAGTACAAATGGGAATCAACTTTTGCAGATGGTATAATTAAGGCAGCAACTGTAATTGATGCGCAGATTAATTACGGACTTCCGAAATTAAAATCACTTTTCAAATTAGGAGCTTCGAATATTGGAGGAAAAGAATATGCTCAGGTACTTGGTGCGGGATATATCGGTCAGCAATATTTTGTTTCCTGGACGATCAATCCGTAA